In Leptidea sinapis chromosome 40, ilLepSina1.1, whole genome shotgun sequence, one DNA window encodes the following:
- the LOC126976333 gene encoding phospholipid scramblase 3-like → MTNMSAPSSNIALDKLQSLERVLIRERAEGFTNCKYVVMGAGDEVLLYAKEDSSFLNNVLAGRTRAFQIDLFDTHDEEVIKLRRPYTVGADKMDVCVRGATAAVVRKEMTFFKPVLTINDAHDHPVIRVKGPVSTTAHCDFELFQRDKRRIGAISKRWSGMTRAPADLECFLVSFPGDLDVRYKAALIGTCFLIDILFYEN, encoded by the exons ATGACGAACATGTCTGCACCGTCTTCTAATATTG CATTAGATAAGTTGCAATCGCTAGAGAGGGTATTAATACGCGAGAGGGCCGAGGGCTTCACCAACTGCAAGTACGTGGTGATGGGAGCTGGTGATGAGGTGCTGCTGTACGCCAAGGAGGACTCCAGCTTCCTCAACAACGTGCTGGCTGGCAGGACTCGAGCTTTCCAGATAGACCTCTTCGATACACACGACGAGGAA GTGATCAAGCTGCGTCGACCGTACACTGTGGGCGCAGACAAGATGGACGTGTGTGTGCGAGGCGCGACGGCGGCCGTTGTGCGCAAGGAGATGACCTTCTTCAAGCCGGTGCTGACCATCAACGACGCGCACGACCACCCCGTCATCAGAGTCAAGGGACCCGTCTCCACCACCGCACATTGTGATTTTGAG CTGTTCCAGCGAGACAAGAGACGCATCGGCGCCATCAGCAAGCGGTGGTCGGGGATGACGCGTGCGCCCGCCGACCTGGAGTGCTTCCTGGTGAGCTTCCCCGGCGACCTCGACGTGCGATACAAGGCTGCTCTCATAGGGACCTGCTTCCTCATA gATATTTTATTCTACGAGAATTAA
- the LOC126976336 gene encoding alpha-crystallin A chain-like — MSLTPYWFRHLRNLAYRDPVVRALEDPFSVFSKDPFFRDPFKYIRQVTAPSESDHHGIEGVYSDSEVKFDGKKVELQLDVQNFTPDQIQVKTVGNEVMVEGKKEIKREDGWTRSHFERRFLLPEGFPPERVECHLDKGKLKLIAFRSQPLAERSVPIKDKSDGGAIGDS, encoded by the coding sequence ATGTCACTTACCCCGTACTGGTTTAGACATTTGAGAAATCTTGCGTACCGAGATCCTGTCGTGAGAGCTCTGGAAGATCCTTTCTCAGTGTTCAGTAAGGATCCATTCTTTCGCGATCCCTTCAAATACATAAGACAAGTGACGGCGCCATCAGAGAGTGACCATCATGGTATTGAAGGTGTTTATTCAGATTCAGAGGTTAAATTTGATGGAAAGAAGGTCGAGTTACAACTAGACGTCCAGAACTTCACTCCAGACCAGATTCAGGTAAAAACGGTTGGCAACGAAGTAATGGTTGAAGGTAAAAAGGAGATCAAGCGTGAAGATGGATGGACCCGGAGTCATTTCGAAAGGAGATTCTTGCTGCCTGAGGGGTTCCCACCGGAGAGGGTGGAGTGTCACCTCGATAAAGGAAAGTTGAAGCTGATCGCGTTCAGGTCTCAGCCGTTGGCTGAAAGAAGCGTCCCCATAAAGGACAAGTCCGACGGCGGTGCTATCGGGGACTCCTGA